DNA from Clupea harengus chromosome 2, Ch_v2.0.2, whole genome shotgun sequence:
caaaacacacacacacagagacacgcaaaacacacacacacacacacagagacacgcaaaacacacacacacacacacacacacacacagacacacagacacgcaaaacacacacacacacacacacacacacacacacagacacgcaaaacacacagacatgcaaaacacaaacacacaaacacacacaaaacacacagacacaaacacacacacacacacaaaacacacacaccaacagaagaACACAGGACATCGCATTATAAACACCATTATCATCACACACTGTGGTCACAGCATTATAAACACCATTATCATCACACACTGTGGTCACGACATTATAAACACCATTATCATCACACACTGTGGTCACAACATTATAAACACCATTATCATCACACACTGTGGTCACAACATTATAAACACCATTATCATCACACACTGTGGTCACATCATTATAAACACCATTATCATCACACACTGTGGTCACAACATTATAAACACCACTGCTCACACACTGTGGTCACAACATTATAAACACCATTATCATCACACACTGTGGTCACATCATTATAAACACCATTATCATCACACACTGTGGTCACATCATTATAAACACCATTATCATCACACACTGTGGTCACATCATTATAAACACCATTATCATCACACACTGTGGTCACATCATTATAAACACCATTATCATCACACACTGTGGTCACAACATTATAAACACCATTATCATCACACACTGTGGTCACAACATTATAAACACCATTATCATCACACACTGTGGTCACATCATTATAAACACCATTATCATCACACACTGTGGTCACAACATTATAAACACCATTTATCATCACACACTGTGGTCACATCATTATAAACACCATTATCATCACACACTGTGGTCACATCATTATAAACACCATTATCATCACACACTGTGGTCACAACATTATAAACACCATTATCATCACACACTGTGGTCACAACATTATAAACACCATTATCATCACACACTGTGGTCACATCATTATAAACACCATTATCATCACACACTGTGGTCACAACATTATAAACACCATTATCATCACACACTGTGGTCACAACATTATAAACACCATTATCATCACACACTGTGGTCACAACATTATAAACACTACTGCTCACACACTGTGGTCACATCATTATAAACACCACTGCTCACACACTTCATGGTACAGAACTGatgattgttgttgtgttggtaCTTATTTGGTGAAGCAGGAAGGAAATAAGAGATTATGCATTCTGAAGAATAAGGAATAAAACCCTTACCAGTGTTGGGGTTTGGGAGCGCTGGGTTGCGCTTCTTATATACAACTGGGTAGAAACACAGAGTGCAGAAACACAGAGTGCAGAAACACATCGTTTAATTCAAatacctctgcctctcctccagtCTGACATAAAATCACTACTTTCATGAAATAAAACTGCCCAGAAACAACCCAGAAACAACCCAGAAACACTAACCTGCCACAAGCACCAGTAGCACCAAAAGGCCAAACGCTGCTATACCGATCCACTTCCAGCTGTTTGCAAGGGGGGCTGCTGACTGATCAACATCatctgtgagaggagaggacatggGTTAAACATGCATGGGGACGTGGAGTATAGTCACTGCAAAACAAGTACAAGGTTTGTCAGTGCGAGGTTGGGTATTTGAAATTTGCACATCCTGGCTGACTTTGGGTTATTTTTAagtaattgattgattgattgattgattaactaCTTGAGTGATTGGATGCAGTGTTGCTAATTTAAGCAATGAAGCGTGACATAATCCTtaccatctcctctcatcttcaccCTTATGGTAACATTGCTCGGCCGATGAGTTCCTTTATTATCGGACACAACACACTGGAAGGTGGTGTTGTTGTCGCGCTCAGAGACGTTGCGTAACTCCAGACTGAAGTTCCCAGCCTGCAGCTGGCTGCTGAAGAGACGGGTCCTGTTGATGTAGGAGGGGGACTGATGTGTGAACTCCTCCTTGCCTTTATCAAAGAAATGAACCAGCTGCTCTCGTTCCTCCACCAGCTTCTCTTCTCCTGAAGAGAATATCAcgccattctccttcttcttcttctcctcctcctgatgtGTGTCTTTGGTCAGCCAGTACCCAGTCATCTCAttcagagggagaaaggggcgTGGGAGAAGGCAGGGGAGGACGACGCCGTCACCCTCGGTCACCCACAGCTGCTTCTCTAGggagacacatgcacagagcaTCTCCAGCTTcaaagtggagtggagtggtatTTACATaatcaatctctccctctgtctctctctgtctctctttctctctgtatctctttctctctctctctctgtatctctctctctctgtatctctccctatctctctccatctctctttgccTGCTTTCTGTTAGGCCTACAAGTCACAGAGATATATAGCatgacacaccaacacacacagaaacacacaccaacacacacagaaacacacaccaacacacaccaacacacaaaaagacacaccaacacacagaaacacacaccaacacacagaaacacacgccaacacacagaaacaaaaaccaacacacagaaacacacaccaacacacggaaacacacaccaacacacataaacacacaccaacacacagaaacacaaccctTCAGGGAGTGAGCTTAACCACCATAGCCACGGTACCACATGAGTGAAACACCAAGCacacagccgcacacacacactgacacacacacacacacacaccacacacacatacaaacaccaaacacacacacagagacacatacatacacaccacacacacacacacacacacacaccacacagcctgCTATCTAAAACAACAACTTTTTAAATGTGGGGTCCGCAACTGTGGCgacaggagaacagagagctAGAGGAATGTGGGGAGCAACTTGTTGCATTTGACAAAATGTGTATCGAACTAGAATCACACACTTCTCCTTTAATGGCATTATGCAATGCAATTCTAATGCGATACACTTTTGGTTAAAGTGGTTCAAGATCCTCCAGCCCTCTGACCatgctgctaaacacacacacctgagctgtGCATGCAAGTcaccaacaaccacacacacacacacacacacacacacacacacacacaaatgtgctcccactccacacacacacacacacacacacacacacacacacacacacacacacacacacacaaatgtgctcccactccacacacacacacacacacacacacacataccacatgcTGCTGTTGCAGGGGGGCTGCTGCCTGCTCACCATCATCAGGGGGGATGCTGATTGCATCACCATCATCTGTGAGAGGAAAGGACATGGGGAAATGGAGTATAGTTGTCAGCCTATTGGAACGGAGGTGGATAGTTAGTTGTGTTCCAAGCTTGCTGTGaaattgtgtgctgtgcctttttgatttgctgtgtttgtgaaatgtatcacccCTTTATATTCACTGTTCACACTGTGATCTTCGATTTACGTGCACCATGTGAAGCGCATAGAACACTATTCTCCACACAGACTTCTCCTTGGGGCTCACTGATCACTCTATTGCTTTCACCTGGACTAATTAACGGGACACTTACCTACCAACCTATCTGCGGGAGCGAGGGGCAAAGAGGGGGAGTACAAAAAGAGGAAACAACGGACGTACCAGGGACAACGAGACGGTGGCAGACGAACCGAGCGGCTGCAACGGATGGAAACGGACGAGAGCACGCCATCTTCACAAGGAGCTGCCGTTGTTGGGTGATCGATACGCACACTTCCTAAACTAAGGGACGTAAGCCTTTCTGACGTTTTAAACGCTATTGCTGCTGACTACGTGGCctatatatgtgtttatattgtGCCTGTTTATCCGAGGGTTGCTGATTCCCACTTCCGGATTAGAACTACACCTTCCATCGGTACGACGAGAAGCCAACGTGAATTACAACTCAACGCCCCCAATATGCAGCCTAAAGGCAAGTAAAACATCTACTCCCATCCTATTGTGTTGCATATTGAACCGACTGAGTTGTAATTGTTCCTTTTGTGTTGGCGTTGGTGGCTGGGCTGAgaggccgtgactgacgtcaCTGGGGAATTCCAGGGAAGCCCTTCGTCGGAAGGGGGCGTCGGCCACGACGTCACTCCAAGCCCTCTGCAGGCTACACTGGAAGATCACGGCTGGATTTACTACAAACGAACCCCAGCTGCCGGACAGCTTGTGACTggactttccttgtggacatttaccttgttttaaaagactgcttttaaaacataaattatcTTTAACTTGTTTTAACAAATACAACTATTTTTGTAATTAAATACTGTTGCTACTTTGTGTCCTGGGCAATTCGTACAATTAAGGAGGGGTCAATACGGCTGACTTAGTCCATGTTTTGCAGTGACTAACAGCAAAGCAGCAGGATGTGGTTTGTCAGTGCGAGGTTGGGTATTTGAAATGTGCGTATCCTGGCACCAAAAGGCCAAATGCTGCTATACCGATATACCACATCCAGCTGTTTGCAAGGGGGGCTGCTGACTGATCAACATCATCTGTGAGAGGAAAGGACATGGGTTAAACATGCATGGGGACGTGGAGTATAGTCACTGCAAAACATGTACAAGGTTTGTCAGTGCGAGGTTGGGTATTTGAAATTTGCACATCCTGGCTGACTGTGGGTTCTTTTTAAgtaactgattgattgattgattaactaCTTGAGTGATTGGATGCAGTGTTGCTAATTTAAGCAATGAAGCGTGACATAATCCTTACCATCTTCTCTCATCTTCACCAGTATGGTAACATTGCTCGGCCAATGAGTTCCTTTATTATCGGATACAACACACTGGAAGGTGGTGTTGTTGTCGCGCTCAGAGACGTTGAGTAACTCCAGACTGAAGTTCCCAGCCTGCAGCTCGCTGCTGAAGAGACGGGTCCTGTTGATGTAGGAGGGGGACTGATGTGTGAACTCCTCCTTGCCTTTGTTAAAGAAGTGAACCACCAGGTCCGTTTGGGCTATTTGCCAGTAGACCCGTAGCTGACtcggagagggaggtgggtgtgGAAGCAGACAGGGCAGAAGGACAGGCAGGCCGACGGCCACCGGCAGCAGGGTCTCAGGGTGCGGCTCGTGGGAACCTACTGCTCCTGAAGACAGAGGATGACTCACTACATTActgtcagacaaacaaactctcCAATTTACAGGAATGTGTGGGCGCCTGCGGGAGtgtgtctgccagtgtgtgtgtgtgtgcctgtgtgtatgtctgccacagaaacacacacaaagacacaccaacacacaccaacacacacagaaacacacaccaacacacacagaaacacacaccaacacacaaaaagacacaccaacacacagaaagacacacaaagacacaccaacacacagaaacacacaccaacacacacagaaacacacaccaacacacagaaacacacgtcCAGTCTCACCAGAGCACGCGGTCCTCAAGAGCAGATAAATAGTGAACATCACGGCCCCCTGTCTGCAGCACATTCTGGAAGAGccaaacaaaaccacacaagAGTCACGGAACGCTAGATGGACCACACAGTAAAACCCAAacccctgcatacacacacacacacacacacacacacacacacacacacacacacacacgcctcatacctctctgtgtgtggagtctAATGGAGTCGCCTCGTGCTTCTCTGGGCAGTTCGCTGATATTCCGGTGGAGCCCCTCCTGTTCCGGTTTGTAGGAGGGATTCACTCGCGCCAAAATTACAAATTACACTCTTTATGTctgttcaaacaaacaaacaaacaaacaaacaaacacacacacacaaatgcacgatTAGATAACTAGATGATCATGATTAGACACAGATGACGATCTGTGAAACCGCAACACCTGGTCGAGGCCAACCACAGGCTAGCGCTCCACAGGAAACCAAATTTGCAAAGTTTGTTTACAAGCTATGTTATGACTTGTCACTATGAGATATGGAAGTTGGTAAACCAGTTTCAGTGTTTTCGTTTCCTAACACGAGGCTGTCTCTGACCTACCTGTGTCGCTGGCGGCGGAAGAGAGACCAGCGCATGCGTGGTAGGATGGCAATGTTGTGATGCAATCCTCCCCTCTCACATTGTCACATCCAGTCAATGTTGTTCTTTTGAGACTTTTGAAACTACAGAGCTCTTGGTTCTGGGTTCTCCACAGTAGCCCAGTTACTCATTCATATAGTAATGTTTAAAGAAACAGCATTTCTTCCACATCGTTCACAAATGCTTTAAAAAATTGGAAGCGATCGTGTAAATATGTATCTTCCTCACACTCGACCACAAAACACTCAAGGGCAGTTGGCAGGGATTTCATACACAGTGATTTGTGTCATAATCAGGAAGTTGAGCCCTCGGGGGTGATGAGAGTGCATAGAATGAAACCTACAATTGGATTGAACTCACACACTCGGGTCCGTGTaggttaactgtgtgtgtatgtgtgtatgtgtgtgtgtgtgtgtcgtgtgtgtgtgtgtgtgcagggttgcCGAGTAACTAATTACATGTAATGTAACTAAATTACAtatttaaattacaaaataagtGTAAGTGTAATCCGTTACAGTTATTGTAACAAAATATGCCTTCGTTTTTTTTGCCTTGCAGGCCCAGTtacatgcacatgtgtttgGCTCACGACCCCGTAGTTAATGAGTGCCCGTGCCTGACCAGGGCATTTCACTTCCTCTTTGGGCTTTCCCATGAGTCACTGGACCCTCGGTCAGGTTTCTATGGCGACCACCTTATTATTCACACAATCCTCACTGACAATTGAGTAACCAAAGAGGTTCAACCTGCagaatgaatgactgaactAACAACCAATAAGATTCAACtgtttagcatttacatttacatttagtcatttagcagacgcttttatccaaagcgacttacaaggatgtatacacattttacattttacatttacactgatggcacactgcacatcaggagcaattaggggttcggtgtcttgctcaaggacgcttcgacagggaatcgaactagcaaccttctgattactaacctgacttctctaccactgcaCCACTGTCgcaccactgtcgcccctagcATGTTTAACTGTAAACATatctgaggtgaggtgtgtatgGGATGCATACAAAATGAAAGACTGGAGTTGTGACATCAGAAAGAAGCCAAAACGTACGCCAGATCAATTCCTACCACAAAAGTATCTTCAGGATTAAAGTCACCTGCAGTGCTGCCCCTTGGTTTACTGTTAGGGAGCTATCTGAGAGTAAATAAGATGAgagatgaaaataaataaataaatttaatttaatttaatttaatttaatataatatttGTGGAAGTGTGATGACTAGTTTATTATTCAGGGTTTAGTCCTTGGCCCTCTGTCTTGGCCTTGGTCGTCTATGGAGTTCTTAGGTTATTGCCATTTCTCATGTGGATGCACCTGTGGCTGTTTGCATAAATAGAGCATCTATGATCTGGGGACAAAGGATTAAGACAATGAGAATGCCTTGCATGTTTAATGTGCTCACCGTGTTTCTATGAAATAAAAAGTCCTTGTTCAACAAGTCAGTTGTTGCTTGAGTAAGTAACATTACAATGTTGAATCCAGTTGTCCATGTCAATGAATGTGGCTCTGGCTATTCACTATGATCAGAAccacgtttattggccaagtaagtttgcacaaacaaggaatttgactttgGGGTATTTTGGCAACACAATCagtgtcctcctctccttcctccgcTCCCTTCTCTTGAGGATGGACAGGCGACTGGGGATAAAACGACTTGCAGGTTGCAGTGGTAACGGCATGTAATTCTGCATCATATTTCTACATTATAAAAAAGATACTCATAAAGTTTTtgcctgatatatatatatatatatatattatagtttaatttgaaatcaaataaaataaccTTATATGCGTCTTGCAGCATAGATTGGAACCCACATCCCATTTAGGAACACAGATTATTCTTCCGCACACAGTCCAGCCTCACACCGTAACAAATCTCGCCTAGACGCTAGAGTTGTCAACAACAAAAATCAAGGTTCATTAAAACCACGCAGGACAGAAAATAACGTATATTGCAGATTTATTAAAGTGCTTAGGTGCAGTGAGTAGAGAGATTAGATTGGAAAATAAAGAGCCAGCAGGCTATAGAGTCTGTATCTCAGAAACACGGAACACGGAAGCAATGTAACCAAAAAACGCGCAGTTTTGTGCTTCAGTTCATCAACAAAAAACACGGAAAAAATCCCCAAAACTCCGACGTGATCTCAATGTCCAACAAAAGTATATTCCAGAGGTAATAGTCCAAGAGAGCAGCAAGACAATCCTTCCTTAAAAACGCCACAAGCAAAAAAGGGATCGATCTCACCTCCTCGGAATGTTCATTCAGGTTCGCGAAAATCTGACTGTATTACACAACGGGCGTGATGAAAAAGGCTTAATCCATATAAACTCTCGATCGGCAACACAGTCAATTTATCAACTTTATCGGAGAGATTGGTTTGCGCCATCGGCAACTTCTACCTCCATTCATCCTCTCCTATTCAGTTTCCGCGTCTCggtttaaaaatgaaaacatgtgaTTCCACACGGAGCGCAGCCataggacagacagaaaagaggtgtgtgcgtgagtgagtgacaagGTGAGTGACAGTGAGAATCGTCTTCCTAGGCTTGTGATTGCTCTGAAATCAATGAATTACGCCCATATATTCAAATGACTAAAACAATATTTAGCAGTACCTGGCCAGGCTTTCTATTCAAATGacatattaaagtaacactacaTTAGGTGACTCAGTAGATCTACATTTAAATCATCAATTAGCTTGCAATAAATAACCATCACTATTTCCATCAAGTAACAGAGCCATTGTTTATGTGGCTGATGTCACAACACATAGGAACACAGATTATTCTTCCCCACATACTCCAGTCTGTGGATGGAATATAAGCACTAGTGATGACTTGCCCATATACCTATCAAGTCTTGAAGCTGGAACTTCAGAGTATAACTTGATGTCGAGTTCATTAGAGAAATAGGCCTATAATTAGCACACTCAGGAtctcatttactaacagaattgcgcCCACTTCAGGTGTAATTTCTGCGCAAATTGCGGTTTAAAGACATGGAACTGTATTTTCAAATGCGGCGCACTTGAGTAAAAACGCAGATTGCCCgttgctgggagggtataagggaaagtgggtgttcgtcgcaaagagatgggagaagATGCggaaagtgcgcctaattatgtattagtaaacaagaacaaaacaagaggtgttttagcatgacatatgtCAGCTGCTAAAAGAAATCTGTGTGAGAAATTTGACacaaattaatacaaataaaaaaatgatttgtttaaatgtttatatttgatatatcatttaataggcaTATACAAATTTGTCCCACCAGCTAACTGTTCTGCCAGGTTTTACCCAGAATCGCTGTACAATGTAGGGTTCAAACCGTATTCTTTGCCTTTTCCACCCATCgatcaagcacaccgagtacagcttcttctttgactttacagtcctctatgctcccttccatttccttcacttcctccatgccatgtctatatcttccactttatccatcaatcattctaacatctccttcctccagcccattctctttcctattttcactcattccctctctatgtagaacctccatccactggggttttttctatccctctccaactcctctttctcacactccatctctctgcttcactcttttctttcaaacttttccctcttcactctctctttactgtctttatccatagccactctggTTCTTTCCTTTCTCAACATTTgaatttcatgcactggtatttccttcaggagaTTCATATTTTagttatgattattattattatcatatagTGTTATTATCATATAAATATGCCTATACCATCCTCTGGTATATATGTAATTAACTTGGCGTTGATCTCCTCCTCCGTGGAGAGGCAGATGACCCTGGTGttgatctcctcctctgtgtccattctggagaggcagaggaccCTGGCGTTGATCTCCTCCCTGGAGAGCAGAGGACCCTGGTGTTGATCTCCCCCTCCGTGGAGAGGCAGATGACCCTGGCGTTGATCTCCTCCTCcgtggagaggcagaggaccCTGGCGTTGATCTCCTCCACCGTGTCCATTCTGGAGAGGCAGATGACTGTCCTGCTGCTGGCTCTTCTcagctcctccatcctcctctctcaccgTGGGACCTCCTGGGCTCTCACACTAGCATCCTGACACAACACAagcctacacacgcacacacacacacacacacacacacacacacacacaaacacgcaaaacacacacacacacacacacacacacacacacacacacacacacacagacacgcaaaacacacacacacacacgcaaaacacacacacacacacacacacacgcacgcaaaacacacacacacaaacaaaacacacagacacgcaaaacacacacacacacacacagacacgcaaaacacacacacaacagacacgcaaaacacacacacacacacacaaaaacacacagacacgcaaaacacaaacacacacacacacacacacacacacacaaaaaacacacacaccaacagaagaACACATTATACACATTGCATTATAAACTCCATTATCATTACACAACTGTGGTCACATCATTATAAACTCCATTATCATTACACAACTGTGGTCACATCATTATAAACACCACTGCTCACACACTGTGGTCACAACATTATAAACACCATTATCATCACACACTGTGGTCACAACATTATAAACACCATTATCATCACACACTTCATGTTACTGAACTGATGATTGTTGTTGTATTTGTACTTATTTGGTGAAGCAGGAAGGAAATAAGAGATTATGCATTCTGAAGAATAAGGAATAAAACCCTTACCAGTGTTGGGGTTTGGGAGCGCTGGGTTGCGCTTCTTATATACAACTGGGTAGAAACACAGAGTGCAGAAACACAGAGTGCAGAAACACATCGTTTAATTCAAATAcctctgcttctcctccagTCTGACATAAAATCACTACTTTCATGAAAtaaaactgccacaaattatgAACATTAAATGAGCTCTTTCAGATTTGGCAGAGGGCAACTCTTTTTCTGAACAAAACACTAACCTGCCACAAGCACCAGTAGCACCAAAAGGCCAAATGCTGCTATACCGATATACCACATCCAGCTGTTTGCAAGGGGGGCTGCTGACTGATCAACATCATCTGTGAGAGGAAAGGACATGGGTTAAACATGCATGGGGACGTGGAGTATAGTCACTGCAAAACATGTACAAGGTTTGTCAGTGCGAGGTTGGGTATTTGAAATTTGCACATCCTGGCTGACTTTGGGTTATTTTTAAgtaactgattgattgattgattgattgattgattggatgCAGTGTTGCTAATTTAAGCAATGAAGCGTGACATAATCCTTACCATCTTCTCTCATCTTCACCAGTACGGTAACATTGCACAGACGATTATTATGGGATACAACAAACTGGAAGGTGGTGTTGTTGTCGCGCTCAGAGACGTTGCGTAACTCCAGACTGAAGTTCCCAGCCTGCAGCTGGCTGCTGAAGAGACGGGTCCTGTTGATGTAGGAGGGGGACTGATGTGTGAACTCCTCCTTGCCTTTATCAAAGAAATGAACCAGCTGCTCTCGTTCCTCCACCAGCTTCTCTTCTCCTGAAGAGAATATCAcgccattctccttcttctccttcttctcctcctcctgatgtGTGTCTTTGGTTGCCCAGTACCCAGTCATCTCAttcaaagggagaaagggacGTGGGAGAAGGCAGGGGAGGACGACGCTGTCACCCTCGGTCACCCACAGCTGCTTCTCTAGggagacacatgcacagaataTCTCCAGCTTcaaagtggagtggagtggtatTTACATaatcaatctctccctctgtctctccctctgtttctctctctctttctctctgtgtatctctctctgtgtatctctctctctgtatctctccctatctctctccatctctc
Protein-coding regions in this window:
- the LOC116222987 gene encoding uncharacterized protein LOC116222987, yielding MCCRKGAVLFTIYLLLRTACSEKQLWVTEGDSVVLPCLLPRPFLPLNEMTGYWATKDTHQEEEKKEKKENGVIFSSGEEKLVEEREQLVHFFDKGKEEFTHQSPSYINRTRLFSSQLQAGNFSLELRNVSERDNNTTFQFVVSHNNRLCNVTVLVKMREDDDVDQSAAPLANSWMWYIGIAAFGLLVLLVLVAVVYKKRNPALPNPNTGLCCVRMLV
- the LOC122128626 gene encoding uncharacterized protein LOC122128626; amino-acid sequence: MCCRQGAVMFTIYLLLRTACSEKQLWVTEGDGVVLPCLLPRPFLPLNEMTGYWLTKDTHQEEEKKKKENGVIFSSGEEKLVEEREQLVHFFDKGKEEFTHQSPSYINRTRLFSSQLQAGNFSLELRNVSERDNNTTFQCVVSDNKGTHRPSNVTIRVKMRGDDDVDQSAAPLANSWKWIGIAAFGLLVLLVLVAVVYKKRNPALPNPNTGKGFIPYSSECIISYFLPASPNKYQHNNNHQFCTMKCVSSGVYNDVTTVCEQ